TtcctaacaaaataaaaaaaatattccgtGAGATACAAGGAAGTGAAAAGGAATTTTACTGACGATACATTCATGGGTGAAAATTACCGAAAGTTCCAAGGTAGAGATCTTTGTTTCCAGCGACTCTACCGATCCGAGCTTGCCACCTTCCATGCTGGTGATGTCTATTTTAACAGAAACACGAagtcaatatgaaataaataacaaaaactatatactaaaaagttattttaatGAACTTTAAGGTACCTGGTGACTCCTCTATAGATGGAAGCACCCCTAGAGAAACCACTGCTTTTTCTTCTCAAGTGAGCAACATATTCTTGTCGAGTCATGTTCTTCATGTCATCAATCTCTTTCTGATAATTCTCCACCTTTTTTAAACCCGCCCAAAAAAGCTCCATTAGCgttaatataaaaacattaaagtcAAAGAGATATACAGttggaaataaataaaaattaaaaagaaagagaaaatggTTTACAGAGAAATTAGTGTGAGTAGAGGGACCCCAGTACTTGAGTGCAGCAAGATCATATGCTCGAGCAGCTTTCTCCTCCATATCATAACCCCCTAAAAAAgatttaatcaaacaaaaagCAGTCAAAATCCATCATTATTTTCCCTAGAAAATTTAGGGGGAATCATGAATCCATGAAGATTGAAGTGTGTACTTACCCAGATAAACTGTGAAGAGGATcatcaaatcataatcacacATAGAGAAAATAAGAACTCAGTGTCAGTAACATGTccaataaaaaagttatatattaagcttcaagaaaaaaataaaaatatgtaaaataatatacCTTGTCTTCCTTTTCTGCTATGACCTTCCTTCTTGAAACTATTGTCCCATAGATGAGCTTCATACCTACCAGTCCATCTATGTCTGTTTCACATGATTTAACCCCTtattaaatacaagaaatttattaacaaaagtcaaatattttaagaaaaaaagttataattagaaaatagaaCCTTGTAACGCCTCGGTATTGCGAAGTTCGTTGTCCAAAAGTATCAATAGATTTTCTATGAACAATCTGTTTCTGTCCAACGACAACTTCTtgtcctctcttcttctttgcagcagCAGCCGCCATTGTTGTTGTCTCAAATCCAGCACTTGTCTCGACCAAAGCTTCAGAGATCTGCTGGTGGTTTTGAGTTTGGTTTTGGTGGTGATGAGAGGCAGTGATGCAGCTAGATTGTGACCCAGGGCTCATGGACAAGCTCAGTGACTGTTGAAATTCCCCATATACCCCTACATTAAAAGACCCTCCTCCATGTGTCAAACCAGGGTCATTCTCGTAGTTTCTTGTTTCTTCCTCATGGTGGTTTCTAGTTTGAGGGAAGCTAAAGAACTCTTGAAAGTTGGTGTTGTTGTTTGGCGCATGAGTGGTATTGTAGAATAAACTATCTAAGCTAAGATCCATGGCTTCTTTGTGACTTGTGTTGTGATGATGGGTCCCAAAGAAATCTTCCATCTTTGGAGatgaaactaaaaataaaccaaaaaacgtttaaatgtaaaaaaaaaacataaatcctTAGAACCAAATATGTTCCCATCAATTAGGTTTTTTGTAACTTGTTCCCATCAAACAtgacacaagaaaaaaaaagacattactATTACTAACCTTGACTATGGTGATGATTATTCGAGTGAGAAGATCTGTTGAGAGCTTCCATTAAGCAAAGAGAACCGTCAGATCTGAGGGGCATCACAGACATTTGAGAATACATTTCCCTAGCTGCTAAGTTAGAACCGTAGCAAACTCCATAGTTGCTACTGTTGTCGCCAACAACAAGCTGTGGTGGAACAGAAGAAGTTGCAACTGAAGACGACGAAGATGAGTAAAGAGCTTCTCCACCACCCATTTTCAACATATTTGAAGACAACGAGAACCCTAGCAAATTAGTCGTATTACTATCATCATTATCACAGAAAGACttcatttcttttctttcttcaatATATATCTATGCCCTCTctcacacttttttttttaaatctcttgAAGTGGTAAGCTAAATCGCAATCATTGACTAAAGAACGAACACACAATCTTTATTCTCTATTTGTTTCGGAGGAGAAGTGAAAGGAAGGAAGGGGCTTTAGGATTTAAGATAAGGGTTTATGAGAGGTTATTATTATATGGAGCGAAGAGCAACGCTCAAAGATTTGTTATTTGAATCCGTTGGGATCTGTGTTCTTATTGAGAAAGACGTTTCTTTGcttttagtttcattttttcGCTTTTAGCCCTACATATTCCTCATCTTCCACCTTATCATTATATAATGTTTTGCTAAAGTCTTTGGTAACATTTCAAAGTTAATACTACACTGTTATGGTTATGGCTATGAGATGCGTAAATGAACAACTACGTACTGACTAAAACACTCTTTGCTACGGATAACAAGATTCTTCTAACAAAATATTAGAGAGGATATTTTTGTctcaaatatattataataacaaATATCTCTTACAAAAAGATTAACTCCTGAAAAATCGTAGTAAAATGATtctacttatttatttttgttctttttgtttttatagtaTTTCTTGTGTAGCACAAATCACTTTTTAAATggaaaaataatcataaaattggAATTGAAACGTTATTCTAATCGTTAGAGTACGT
The Brassica napus cultivar Da-Ae chromosome A1, Da-Ae, whole genome shotgun sequence DNA segment above includes these coding regions:
- the LOC106432465 gene encoding AP2-like ethylene-responsive transcription factor ANT, producing the protein MKSFCDNDDSNTTNLLGFSLSSNMLKMGGGEALYSSSSSSVATSSVPPQLVVGDNSSNYGVCYGSNLAAREMYSQMSVMPLRSDGSLCLMEALNRSSHSNNHHHSQVSSPKMEDFFGTHHHNTSHKEAMDLSLDSLFYNTTHAPNNNTNFQEFFSFPQTRNHHEEETRNYENDPGLTHGGGSFNVGVYGEFQQSLSLSMSPGSQSSCITASHHHQNQTQNHQQISEALVETSAGFETTTMAAAAAKKKRGQEVVVGQKQIVHRKSIDTFGQRTSQYRGVTRHRWTGRYEAHLWDNSFKKEGHSRKGRQVYLGGYDMEEKAARAYDLAALKYWGPSTHTNFSVENYQKEIDDMKNMTRQEYVAHLRRKSSGFSRGASIYRGVTRHHQHGRWQARIGRVAGNKDLYLGTFGTQEEAAEAYDVAAIKFRGTNAVTNFDITRYDVDRIMASNTLLSGEMARRNSNSIVVRNISDEEAALTAVVNGGSNKEVGSPERVLSFPTIFALPQVGPKMFGANVVGNMSSWTTNPNADLKTVSLTLPQMPVFAAWADS